The Neurospora crassa OR74A linkage group I, whole genome shotgun sequence genome segment GGGATGCGTGCGAATGGACGTGGGTGCTGGAAGGCGGGCTGTTGGGCGCGGTGAGGTAGATGGAGTGGATCATGCCGTCACTCTCCATCTCGTTGTCGCTGCCAAACAGCTCCTGGGCGCGGGCAAAGGGGTTCTCCCAGGTGTTGGAATCGTAGAGGTTGAACTTGACGCCGTTGGGGTCCTCCCCGAGGATGGAGGCAACTAGCAAGGGGTGCTTGTCGGCCGAGGACGCAGCGAGCCGGCGGGCGATGCGGGACGGGACCACGCCCGTGCCatcgaggagaaggatgggTGTTTTCCTAGAGCGCGTCATGGTCGGAGATTGTGATTTTGATGGTGTAGAAATGCGGTTGTTTTATTCGAGGTACTGACTGGACTGTCAAACAAGATCAGGAGGGAGGAGTCGAGTGGGCGAGGGGCGAAGGTTGTAGAAAGCCGTACTTATGTCATGAGGGGACGGAGTGCAGAGTAGGGTAACAGTGACAGTGCATCTGTGGCTCTGCTGTCGTGGACTGGCATGTCTTGGCGGGCAATTAGGTTGCGTCACcgacggtggtgatgttggggtCACAGCACGGCATTTGGAGAGACGCCATGATGAGATAATCATGAGGGCAAGAGCTCAAGTGGTGCACCGGTCAGTGTCACTGACCGTGCTTGCCCAActatactacactacacagtcAGTGTTGGTTCGTTCTTGGAGCTGGCCAATCAGATGTCGAGAAGCTGTCCAAGACTTTCCCAATTTGGACAATTTCAGGGAAGGAGCAGAGGACACCATGAACAGCCCAAGAGAGCtgactagaggtacgtagAAACTGTCGCTAGGCCTCCTTCCACTACATTGATGGCTTCCTTCCAACCATCGCCAGGCTCCTTCCTTCATAGTAGTTGATAGTTTTCTGCTTGAAACAAAAGATACTCATCGATTCGCCTTTTTCTGCAGGTGCGTTCCATGTACCGTATACCTACTTGCTGCCTCGCTCTCTCTGGCATTGCGGGGCCTGCATGAAGTGGAGGTGGCCGTGCACCCCCACAGAGGCAATCAACCCATCCCTTCTTCGACCGGTTCACGCTGCACGAGATTGACCTTCTTGAACAGCCTGAAATGATGGAATGCAATGATGTAACATGTTGGTGAGTAAAGGCTATCTAGCCATCCCTCATTGCCCTCTAGTATCTCCCTGGCCACTGATCCTCATACTTTCCTCTAGCGCCCTTCTaaactcttcctcttcatcgtaATCCCTATCTTCCATTTGGATGGGTCCATGGTGcccatcagcatcaacatcagcaattccttgcccttgtcccCGACTGTCGCTTTGAACCTGCGCTGGTTGATAATGTCGCGGTACGTGAGCTTGAGTCTGCGTCTGTGGTTGGGCCTGTCTCTGAACCTGCCCCTGgccacccccacccccacttccacctccacctccacctccactcccctcacctcctccaagGCCCCGTTGACTCCCGCCTCTGAAGCGCTCCTCCGCCAAACTCTGCCTCTTCACCCACTCCAACACAATCGCCTCTTCCtgcttctccctctcttcctgCTCCCTCCGCTCTCTATCCATGCGCTCACTCTCCTCGAGCGCTTTCctcatctcttcctcctccttctctagATCCCTACCTGCCTCCCCGTTGTTGGGAATGCTGGGCGTGGCGATTGGAGTGAACCCACTTGACTGATAGGCcggcggtggaggcggtACATCCCCAAATGTGTAGGTAGATTTGGATGCCTCGATCGCCTTCAggagctccttctcctcctcggcgcTCATCGTCGATTGCTGATTCATCTGGGCGCGGATACTTTGCTGAACGGCTTCTTCGATTAGGGCTTGGTATTCCTCGTCTGAAATGCCCGTGAAGTACTCATCGATCATGGCTTGCGCAAGCGACGATTTCTCAGGcgggggttggtggtgttggtatTCGGCCGAATATGCAGGGGGTTGTGCCGCTGGTGATGCCATATCCGCCGAAGGCGATTTGAAGTCTGAATACCTAGCTGGTACGGTTCCACTATGCTGAGGCGGCTGCTGAGTTTGCGAAGCCATTTGCTGTTGCATCTGAGCAAGACTGAGTCTGATAGCTGCCTCAACCCGAGCGTCTTCCTGGGGATCACCATTGGAAGTCTGCTGAATCGAAGCTTGAATGGCCCTTTCCAGCTCGGCATCATTGCTCGCCCCGACAACAGCAGCCACTCCACTTCGAGTCTGTCCCTGACCCGAGCTGCCACTCGCTCCTCCGGTTGACGTGCCCGGTGAGAAgactccttttcctttcccctgAACACCTCCTTTAGCCACATCTTCCCACCTCTTCTCCTGCCACCTTGCCACTACATCTCTCACCTCCTCTCTCGTCGCATGCTCCATCTCTTCTCTGCCCTGCTGCGCCCTGGCTGCCATAATATGGTTCATCCAACCGCCGCCGGTAAACAGTTTTCTGACTTCGGCATTGAGTCCTTGCATGGTATAGGCAGGAATCGACCATATGGCAGCACCAGGCTTCAGAAAAGCTCCACCAAGCCCCTTGGCGAATCCCTTCAACAATCCCTTCGCACCTTCCTTCTCTGCGCCCCTCATGGGTTGCGTTACTAGGCCAGAGAGTCCATCGTACACGCCAAAGCCAAACTCCTTCGTTGCAACTCTCAACCCCGAAGCAAAGTCGGTAACCTTTTCCTGAGGCCTGACGGTATCATCGTTGTACAAACGAGGAGCGTTGCGGAAGCCGCGCGCGAGTCCAAGGCACACGTTCATGGGCATCTTCATACCCGTGTCGACCAAGCGGCCAACGCTGCTAGTAGCGTCACGAGCCGACTTATAACTAAACGCCTCTGGGTTCAGCTGAGGAGTCGCGGCCCCAGACATGTTTGCGGTGCCACCGGGCGTTGATGGACCCCCACCTCCACTTGTGGAACGCTGCTTGAACGAGTCCCTGAAAGAGTCATTTCTGCTATGCGTACCTGAAGGTACGGACtttcccttgcccttgacaTCAGATGGCGACCGGGATGCTCCTTCTGCGCTATCTCCCGCTGTGGGAGGAAAGTAAGAGGACCCTGGTTGGCTTTCGGGGCTGAGGGCGCCATGCGCCTGGGGAGATGAAGTCCCATGAGCTCCGTCTGCTGGTGTTTCGGATCCTAAAGCCTGACCATTGCCACCCGAAAGGTTTCTCGCCCTTTTcatctccttggccttgaagATCCCCCTGGGGAAGTCGGCAACCGACATGGCCATTGTCCCAAGGTCCTCCACCAGAGCCGCTGTAACAGCTGTGATAGGATCCCATGGCTGACCATCGGTGATGTGCTCCTTTGCTCGGAACCTGATTTTGTTAGTATTCACGCCAAGTCAATCTTCAGTATCGGTCAAAATGCACTTACAGCTTGAGATCCGAGTACTGCAACAACCCTTCCCTGACCAATACCTCGGCAGCAAACGCACTCAACCTGACCTTGGTCCTCCTAACTCTCCACGTGGCAACTCTGCTGGGCGACAAGCTGCACCGCAGAGCATCGACGTCCAAGAACTGATGAAAGCTCTTGCCACCTTCATCagctcccttttcctctttgatCTTATTCCCGAGCTCTTTCGCCCTAGCCAGTGTCTCTGGCTTGAGCGCCTCTTGGATCGCTGCTGCCAGGTTCTCCGCCGTCAGCTCCTTGTTCGGAATTGGCTTAGGGCCAGCACCAGCCTTGGCAATCATGGCTCCCCAGAAGGGTTGGTCGCCAAAGAAGGGAACCACGACGGTAGGCTTTCCGGCCTTGATGCCTGCCGCGCTGGTGCCTGCTCCTCCGTGATGGACCACGGCTGAGACACGGTTGAATAGCCAATCATGTGGACAGTTGCCGAGCATGAAGTACTGATCCGGCCGAGGAGCCCAGTCCGCCTGCGTGATGTCTTCGGTAAGGCCGATGCCACCCCATCCCTTGGAAATCAGAGCTCGAACACCCGACTTGGCTACGGCTCGTAGGATGAGACGGGTTAAGGCATCGGGGTCATCAACGACGATGGAGCCAAAGCCGATGTATACAGGTGGCGGACCAGCGGCAAGGAAAGCGGCAAGATCGGGCTCAGGGGTGTAATTCGTCGCCAGATCGAGAAAGTAAAACCCTGCTACGCTGATCTCCTGGGCCCAGTCGTTGGGCTTTGGGATCAGGGCAGGGGACCAGCAGTAGGTTGTCGGTATGCGTAGACGGGTGAGCAGTCCTGGCGCCCATAGTAGGGAAAGAGGTTCGAGGTCGAGCACCTTCTCTCTGAAGCGGTTGATGACATCTCCCAAACCCTGCCAGGTCATCATCTCTACCAGGGCATAAGAGATGTAGTTAGTGATATTGACATCCGCGTTCGAGGCCTCGATGTTGGCTAGCGGATGGGCGAAGGCCCTTGTTGGTGACCATGGCATCCTGTCATCATATTAGCCATGCATTCATATCATCACAACCAGTAGATGTAAATGAAAAACTCACGTAAACATCATGTGCAACGGAATCTCCAACTTCTCTGCGCAGTGAATATGCGCAAAACTGGGCGGATTCGCAATAATCGCATCCGCCACAAACGGCTTCCCCCCGGTTcccgatgatgaggataccgtccatccatcctgcCCCATCGGTACCCCCTCTGCATTTCTGtctcccttcttccactccctcggcggcggccccGTCCCATCGCCCGCTTCAAAACAACTCCTCCAACACCCCATCAACACCTCCATGACCCCCTTTCTCCGCTTCGTCACCTCTCCCGTCTTGATGGCGTCAAACCCCGGCATCAACCCGGGGTGTTTGACCATAAACGCCATCAGTTCAGCTGGATCCCCACCGATACTAAAAAACTCGAGGCCGCTCTCCTCCACGAATTTCTGAAACACAGGGTGCGTAGCCACCCGCACTCGATGTCCGTACGTCTGCTTTAGAGTTTGTCCCAAAGCCACGAAAGGCTGGACGTCCCCTCTCGATCCGACGATTTGGATGACTACATTCAATTTGGGCGGGGGTGTCTGCCCTGGGTGTCCGCCTAGGCTGGTGGGGATGTAgggaggtggaagtggacCGGTGGTGGTCGGTAAAGGCGGAGGGGGGTGGCCGGAAAGTTGGTTGCGCAGGGCGGGAGCGAGCAGTTGAGAGAGGCGGTGGTTCTTTTcggagatggagatgttgaTGCGGCCGTCTGGAGTTAGGGCTGCGCCGGCTTGGAAACCGGCGCGCGAGAGGGAGATGTGGTCTAGATCTTGGGAGTCGCCGTaggcgggaggagggggggaaacggagggggagaggggggagagcggggaggagggttgTGGGTGGTTTGGTGGTTGGGTCATGATGATGGGGGATTGTTGGATTATCACGGATGTTTGTGGTGAGGGTTGATTGAtgggttgatgttgttgaggtaTAGAGGTCGTGAAGTTAGAGGTGGAGGGGACTGGAGCGGGGGCTGGTTGTGGGTTGGAGAGTAGTAGTTTAGGTGATTAGAAATGAGTGGTAGTAGGATCCTGTGATATGGCAGGGCAGGTAAGTGAAAGAGAGTGCAGGTTGAATCTCAATGTCCGAAT includes the following:
- a CDS encoding glycosyltransferase family 28 domain-containing protein translates to MTQPPNHPQPSSPLSPLSPSVSPPPPAYGDSQDLDHISLSRAGFQAGAALTPDGRINISISEKNHRLSQLLAPALRNQLSGHPPPPLPTTTGPLPPPYIPTSLGGHPGQTPPPKLNVVIQIVGSRGDVQPFVALGQTLKQTYGHRVRVATHPVFQKFVEESGLEFFSIGGDPAELMAFMVKHPGLMPGFDAIKTGEVTKRRKGVMEVLMGCWRSCFEAGDGTGPPPREWKKGDRNAEGVPMGQDGWTVSSSSGTGGKPFVADAIIANPPSFAHIHCAEKLEIPLHMMFTMPWSPTRAFAHPLANIEASNADVNITNYISYALVEMMTWQGLGDVINRFREKVLDLEPLSLLWAPGLLTRLRIPTTYCWSPALIPKPNDWAQEISVAGFYFLDLATNYTPEPDLAAFLAAGPPPVYIGFGSIVVDDPDALTRLILRAVAKSGVRALISKGWGGIGLTEDITQADWAPRPDQYFMLGNCPHDWLFNRVSAVVHHGGAGTSAAGIKAGKPTVVVPFFGDQPFWGAMIAKAGAGPKPIPNKELTAENLAAAIQEALKPETLARAKELGNKIKEEKGADEGGKSFHQFLDVDALRCSLSPSRVATWRVRRTKVRLSAFAAEVLVREGLLQYSDLKLFRAKEHITDGQPWDPITAVTAALVEDLGTMAMSVADFPRGIFKAKEMKRARNLSGGNGQALGSETPADGAHGTSSPQAHGALSPESQPGSSYFPPTAGDSAEGASRSPSDVKGKGKSVPSGTHSRNDSFRDSFKQRSTSGGGGPSTPGGTANMSGAATPQLNPEAFSYKSARDATSSVGRLVDTGMKMPMNVCLGLARGFRNAPRLYNDDTVRPQEKVTDFASGLRVATKEFGFGVYDGLSGLVTQPMRGAEKEGAKGLLKGFAKGLGGAFLKPGAAIWSIPAYTMQGLNAEVRKLFTGGGWMNHIMAARAQQGREEMEHATREEVRDVVARWQEKRWEDVAKGGVQGKGKGVFSPGTSTGGASGSSGQGQTRSGVAAVVGASNDAELERAIQASIQQTSNGDPQEDARVEAAIRLSLAQMQQQMASQTQQPPQHSGTVPARYSDFKSPSADMASPAAQPPAYSAEYQHHQPPPEKSSLAQAMIDEYFTGISDEEYQALIEEAVQQSIRAQMNQQSTMSAEEEKELLKAIEASKSTYTFGDVPPPPPAYQSSGFTPIATPSIPNNGEAGRDLEKEEEEMRKALEESERMDRERREQEEREKQEEAIVLEWVKRQSLAEERFRGGSQRGLGGGEGSGGGGGGGSGGGGGQGQVQRQAQPQTQTQAHVPRHYQPAQVQSDSRGQGQGIADVDADGHHGPIQMEDRDYDEEEEFRRALEESMRISGQGDTRGQ